One Chryseobacterium sp. StRB126 genomic region harbors:
- a CDS encoding bifunctional 4-hydroxy-2-oxoglutarate aldolase/2-dehydro-3-deoxy-phosphogluconate aldolase — translation MSEILQKIKDQKIVPLFYNESFEVSKNIIKALYEAGIRVIEYTNRGHQALENFTRLKDISHTEFPELLLGIGTVKNIQEMDDYAGVKADFIITPVISEALVKHALERNILLIPGCFTPSDINIAYQNGLILVKIFPADALGKNYIKSVQPVFPGMNFMPTGGINGDYKDITEWLNGGAIAVGLGSSLIGKDFNEEELTLKTKNLLQQLNHN, via the coding sequence ATGAGTGAAATACTACAGAAAATAAAAGACCAGAAAATAGTTCCGTTATTCTATAACGAATCGTTTGAAGTCTCAAAAAATATCATAAAAGCTTTATATGAAGCAGGAATCCGTGTGATAGAATATACCAACCGCGGCCATCAGGCATTGGAAAATTTTACCAGGCTGAAAGACATTTCCCATACAGAATTTCCCGAACTTCTGCTAGGAATCGGGACGGTAAAAAACATACAGGAAATGGATGATTATGCGGGTGTAAAAGCAGATTTTATCATTACACCTGTCATCAGTGAAGCATTGGTAAAACATGCACTTGAAAGAAATATCCTTTTGATTCCAGGTTGTTTTACCCCTTCCGATATCAATATTGCGTATCAGAATGGGTTAATACTGGTTAAAATATTCCCGGCTGATGCTTTAGGTAAGAACTACATCAAATCGGTACAGCCAGTTTTCCCGGGAATGAATTTTATGCCCACCGGAGGAATCAATGGTGATTATAAAGATATCACGGAATGGCTCAATGGTGGTGCCATAGCAGTAGGACTGGGCAGCTCGCTCATCGGAAAGGATTTTAATGAAGAAGAACTGACTCTGAAAACAAAGAATTTATTACAACAACTTAATCATAACTAA
- a CDS encoding PfkB family carbohydrate kinase: MQNSSKILCFGELLLHFAPDSEGKWFNELSLKIYVGGAEYNVTAALSQWENSVKLLTALPENFMGNQLEFQLKNKGIEVLAEKTQGRIGTFYLSSDGDMQNASVVYDRFPSVFTQSDFENFSDDEIFSEVKWLHISTITPALSDHAFRKCLHIMKEARVRNITVSLDLNYRALLWQNQNPHKIKELMPFVNVLMGNIWSVEQFLNIPIEYELNGNFDDENLLKQAGKTALEIRKQFPNVEKIANTFRFTNGEKVNYFATLFADEQLLVSEQYNSDKIEERVGSGDSFMAALIHGILKGNPEQKILEDAAKVAFKKLFVKGDTIDESINIEKL, encoded by the coding sequence ATGCAGAATTCGTCTAAGATATTATGTTTCGGAGAACTGCTTCTCCACTTTGCTCCGGATTCCGAAGGAAAGTGGTTCAATGAGCTGTCTCTGAAAATCTATGTGGGGGGAGCCGAATACAATGTAACGGCAGCACTTTCCCAGTGGGAAAATTCTGTGAAATTGTTAACAGCTTTACCTGAGAATTTTATGGGAAACCAGTTAGAATTTCAGCTTAAAAATAAAGGAATAGAAGTGCTTGCAGAAAAAACTCAAGGAAGAATAGGAACATTTTATCTTTCTTCCGATGGCGATATGCAGAATGCATCAGTGGTGTACGACCGCTTTCCGTCTGTTTTTACCCAATCGGATTTTGAAAATTTCAGTGATGATGAAATATTTTCAGAAGTAAAATGGCTGCATATCAGCACCATCACTCCTGCATTAAGTGACCATGCGTTCCGGAAATGTTTACATATCATGAAAGAAGCCAGAGTAAGAAATATTACGGTTTCTCTCGACTTGAATTACAGGGCGTTACTTTGGCAAAACCAGAATCCTCACAAAATTAAAGAGCTGATGCCTTTTGTGAACGTTCTCATGGGAAATATCTGGTCTGTTGAGCAGTTCCTGAATATTCCCATTGAATATGAGCTTAATGGAAATTTTGACGATGAAAACCTCCTGAAACAGGCAGGAAAAACAGCCTTGGAAATCCGGAAACAATTTCCAAATGTAGAAAAGATTGCCAATACGTTTCGCTTCACAAATGGAGAAAAGGTTAATTATTTTGCCACCTTATTTGCTGATGAACAGCTTTTGGTTTCAGAACAATACAATTCAGATAAGATTGAAGAAAGGGTAGGAAGCGGAGATTCCTTTATGGCTGCTTTAATACACGGAATTTTAAAAGGAAATCCTGAACAGAAGATCCTGGAAGATGCCGCAAAAGTTGCGTTCAAAAAGCTTTTTGTAAAAGGAGATACCATTGATGAAAGCATTAATATCGAAAAATTATGA
- the uxaC gene encoding glucuronate isomerase, which yields MSNSIKNKEVFGESFLLESAKAENLYFGYAKDMPVIDYHNHLEPDVISANQNFRSPTAIWLDGDHYKWRAMRNFGVHEQFISGQASDQEKFMKWAEVVPYTLRNPLFHWTHLELKNPFGISEYLSPKNANTVYHQMNESLQTSGFLPQSILQNFKVEALCTTDDPADDLVHHKALKDSGFKTAVLPAFRPDAYINIINSEQYLSGIKKFEKVCGFQITSASDLLSALQGRINYFVEAGAKVADHGFEYFPDTTKWNHSLEKEFSEFLKGNLSSFSDPEALCGYMLKELCKMYAEKGWVQQFHVGATRNNNSEMFRKIGANAGYDAIGEPYYAQRMSILLDELNTEGKLTKTIIYNLNPAFNEVLAALAGNFNEGGIKSKVQFGAAWWFLDQLDGMTKQMNTLSNIGLISTFIGMLTDSRSLLSFSRHDYFRRLLCNLFGSEMERGLLPDDEKWVGKIIQDICYHNTKNYFEI from the coding sequence AAGATATGCCGGTTATCGATTATCACAATCACCTTGAACCGGACGTTATTTCTGCCAATCAGAATTTCCGCTCTCCAACGGCTATTTGGCTGGATGGAGACCATTACAAATGGAGGGCTATGAGAAATTTTGGAGTTCATGAACAGTTTATTTCAGGGCAGGCTTCAGACCAGGAAAAGTTTATGAAATGGGCAGAAGTCGTGCCTTATACACTTCGCAACCCATTATTTCACTGGACCCATTTGGAATTAAAAAATCCTTTTGGAATCAGCGAATATTTATCACCAAAAAATGCAAATACGGTGTATCATCAGATGAATGAAAGTCTGCAGACCTCTGGTTTTCTGCCACAATCCATTCTTCAGAATTTTAAGGTGGAGGCTTTATGTACCACTGATGATCCTGCTGATGATCTCGTTCATCATAAAGCTTTAAAAGATAGTGGCTTTAAAACGGCTGTTCTTCCGGCTTTCCGTCCGGATGCCTATATTAATATCATTAATTCTGAACAATATCTTTCAGGAATCAAAAAGTTTGAAAAGGTCTGTGGATTTCAAATTACATCAGCTTCTGATTTGTTGAGTGCACTTCAGGGCAGAATCAATTATTTTGTGGAAGCAGGAGCAAAAGTGGCCGACCATGGCTTTGAATACTTCCCGGATACTACGAAATGGAATCATAGCCTTGAAAAAGAATTTTCTGAATTCCTTAAGGGCAATCTCTCATCATTTTCAGATCCTGAAGCCTTGTGCGGCTATATGCTGAAAGAGCTTTGCAAAATGTATGCAGAAAAAGGCTGGGTACAACAGTTTCATGTAGGGGCAACAAGGAACAACAATTCAGAAATGTTCAGAAAAATAGGTGCCAACGCAGGATATGACGCCATTGGAGAACCATACTACGCACAGAGAATGAGCATTTTGCTTGATGAACTGAATACAGAAGGAAAACTCACGAAAACCATTATCTACAATTTAAACCCGGCATTTAACGAAGTTCTGGCAGCTCTTGCCGGAAATTTCAACGAAGGAGGAATCAAATCCAAGGTACAGTTTGGGGCAGCCTGGTGGTTTCTGGATCAGCTGGATGGAATGACAAAACAGATGAATACGCTTTCCAATATTGGATTAATCAGCACTTTTATCGGCATGTTGACCGATTCCCGAAGTCTGCTGTCGTTCTCAAGACATGATTATTTCAGAAGGCTTTTATGCAATCTGTTTGGAAGCGAGATGGAGAGAGGTCTTCTTCCCGATGATGAAAAATGGGTGGGAAAGATCATTCAGGATATCTGTTATCACAATACAAAAAATTATTTTGAAATTTAA